TGACAgtgaaattgcaaaaaaaaaaaaaaaaaaaggcaaagaaaaagttTTCCACAAGAAAACCAACCAATTGGTGGAATTCCAAACAAGCTGCTTGGAAGGGGCATTTTCATGATGATTTGACTAAGAGCCCACTTGAGTAGAAAACACCAGTTCAAAGATAAGTGCATAACATTAGTAATTATCACCCACAAACTCAGAATGACAAACTGCCaaaaaaatgtcatcaattcCGGTCTGCCACAAACTGATTGAGTGCACAggtaggaaaaaaaaacatttaagaTTGGGATTCATTTGATTGTTAGTCTTTTTAATAACTTATCACATCATGTCCGCGTCCGTGTTATGCTGTCTTCTTCGTGCGCAATTATGAACACACACAGCAGCCCCAAACCTTTGCTTGTTCCATCTGATCGTtcgttttcaaatttcaatcacAAGAACCCGTTTGCATTGCGGAGAAAGGGACCAATTAATATGATATGATGGTTTGAGTGCAAGACGAAGATGATGAATTGGTTTTTCAATAGTTCAAAGATAGTGGGTTGGACATTATATAATCAACCTTATCTTGATCCATCCAGCACTTATCTGGGAGAAgtcttttgatttctttttgttGATTATGAAAACCGTTTAGGTTCAAATTCGTTATATGGGTATTTATTTGTCCTACGACTACGATTCCGTCCAAGTTTCTGTGCCAATTTTTATGGCTGGCTGTGCCTCAACTCAAATGAATGAACAAgaggggtggggggggggggggggggggggggggggggggggttgtaaGCATCCGTGGGTCAGAAGAACTTGATTGAAAATGTTAGATTTATAATAGCACCAAAAATTGCAATCTCGGACGAAGTCATGAAATTTGAGAACAGATTATAGTGTACTGAGAACCTGATCGAGAATGCTAAGACcaaatttttacttttcttttcttttcgggtttTGTTCTCGTTAATTAGCTGCCATTTGTATTACTACTTCAATTCACAAGCATCTTGATTGCCTTTTTTGTTCTCACTTTGATGAATCCAATCCAGTATGTTACACGTTCGATAATTCCCTAGAATAAGATTCTAAGGTAACAATCAATCTTGCTACCGATCAAATTTACACTCAAATCACCATCAACGTTTAAGCAGTTTTTCATTTATGAACAAcggaattgaatttgaaacaCCCAATGGAACCAAAACTTCCCGACCAACCCAATTAAAATGGTACCATAAAATTGTCGTCCAATTCTACAGAGACTCCTATGAAAAAAGTGCGAAATTTTATGGTCCCCGAGCTGGAGCAAAGCAGAAACACCCACCCGCCTGGTCTTCTGGTATCATTCCTCCTCCTCTACTTGTGTCAATACCTTCTAACATcctcaccacttcatccatatCAGGTCGTTTTTCCGGATTCGCATCCCAGCATCTTTTCATGATGTTTGCCAGAGGACTCGGACAACATCTTGGGATTTCAGGCCTCAGGTTCTGGAAATGCCACAACATAAAGGTACGAGTCACTTTGTGTTGAAGTCAACAAAAcatgaaggaagaaaaccatTGAGATGAACGCTTCAAGCATTTGTCACCACAGACGCCAAATATTTCATGAATATTCATTCATTCATGTTCAAGCATCAGGTGACATGAAACATACATTCAAACTCCAATAGATGGCAGATGctcattttcaaaaacttcCATGTTCAACTGGAAGACTGTACAATGTAGCTAATTGGGATTTCTTTTAGCAGCTCAAGTGACAACAAGGGAAAACAGGCACAACGAGATCATTAATGACACAAGGAAGGTCTCAGTCAAACATACCTGTCTGACAACTGCAGAAGAAACCTCGGCAAAGCTAAGATCAGTATAGGGCAAATCACAGCAATAAATTTCCCACAAGCAAATGCCGAAGCTATAGACATCACATTTTCTGTTATAAGGCTTGCCATCAAGAACCTACACAAAAGCCCATCTTGAAGGAACTGGAAAATAAAGTTGTATAATCCAAATTGGTTTCTAGTTTTATAATTTAAGCATAAAAACAATATTTACATTATCCAGATTACTTGCTCTGTGGTACGGGTCTGTGAGTATGAGAGGATATGTGTTTGTTGTGAGTGCATGGACATGCAACCATGTGTCTTtgtaagaaaaagagagagagagattcaaGTAAATCAGCTCCTACATACATGAAGaataaaatgcaatgaaatgaatgCAGTAGACAAACTAAGTCTACATCCAACTTCTTTAGCACATTGGACTAACCATTCCATTCAATATTACCAGGGACAAGAGTAGGTTGCACTCCTACCAGCCCATACAAGGTTTTACCGCCACTAAGTAATACCTGCAAGTACTATACATTCTGATGTGCCCTCTGGAGCTCAATAAGAAACCAACAGGCTCATATTGCTAGTAAGAATACCTTGGTCTGAGCGGAATATCATGGGTGGAGTGGAAGGGGCAAGatgggaaaaggaaaagagacaATATCTTGGGCTGGTAAACTAGCTTGTGCTTTCCTAAAACAAGCAAAGTACAGAAGTAAAGAGAGGAAAACGTTATGTAAGCTTGTTCCCAGTAACAAGTGAAGTGGGTTTACTAATGAATAGAGAATGGGGAGCAAAAATGAAAGTGTCTGATGCTTAAATTTGAAGGATTTTGTATCTGTATTTTTAAGATCGTTGCCTTTGATGTTTTTGTTCAAAACAGAACTTCTTAACAGGGAGAACGAGTACCTCTGGGGCCATGTATCCAAGGGTTCCAGTTTCACCAGTCATGTCCTGGGGATTCTGCGCTTCCACACGAGCAACACCAAAATCCGCAATCTTTAATGTTCGATATGTATCAAGAAGCATATTTTCAGCTTTGACATCACGGTGTACAATCTTCTTAGAGTGCAGATAGCTCAATCTGGAAAAGTTGAACAAAGTTAAGTTAGAGCTGTCTATAGTTCATTGGCATATCCCTCAAACAGGAACTCACCCTCTAGATAGATCCAATGCAAGTTGAATCACGACTCTAAAGGCAAgtttctttttcctatttttgaaTAAGAAATTCTTTAATGTTCCTCCAGCGAGAAATTCCACCAGAACACAACATGCCCTCGATGGAAGGTTTGTATAACCTTCAGAAGGGTTTTTTGAAGGTATCTTCAAATTGGAAGTCCCCATTGATGCACCAACAAACTGCATATAAGTGAGTATGAACATCAAAATTTGAAGCGCAAAATCAACTTTTTTTACTAGATTGGTCAATCACAAATCCTTATTAAAGCTCAGGACGTTGATCTTAAATAACAAAGTATAATATGAAGGAAGCAAGTTTGTACTTTTGTCACATTTGGATGGTCAAGTTTGTGCCAGACAGCAACCTCCTGCCGAAATGATGCCCTCAAAGCAGCAGTTTCAGCGACAGTGGCCATGCCGTCCTCTCCCCAGTCCAATAGCTTGACTATGTAACAAATAATTATAGATTGCTTGATATGAGAAACATGTCCAAGAAATAGAATCATTCTCAACTGGATTCAAATGGTACTAGAAGCACCTCTAATTCACAGTATGAGTTCAAAGTCCATGGCAAACAAGATTTAATACTACTGCAAAGCACAGAATGCagattttttgcttttttgctTTAAATCTTTCCATCCCTATCAGAATTCAGAAAGACCCAATCATCATCAGAAGATGCGACAATTAGTCCAACATTGTCAGAAACCAAACTCAGCACTTCAAATTACCtcacaaatgataaaattaaaaaatctgTCATCAGAATGTATTAAACCAAAGTTTTCAATGACTTCAGAGAAGTATCAACAGCAATCGGATGAATAATCATCACATTTCCCAGTGATCAACATCTAAGACACACTCGCGTGCTCAACAAAGAACTTGTCGGGTGTACATTGAAAAGGATCAAATAACAGAACTATAACATACTCCTCACACCCATTAAGAAGAGTCCTAAATGactcagaaaaagaaaaaaaaaaaactatagctTTATATAATCGACAACGAgacaattataaaaattaaattataaacCATAATCATGCATAGAGTAAATGTTTACCTGCAACATCTCGATTATCATAGGTACCACGATAAACGGTCCCATAAGTGCCCTGAGCTACAAGATATCTTATTTCCAGCTTAGATGGATCAATTTCCCATGCCTCTTTAGGCTTTTGATTGTTCTCTACATTTCTTGACCAAACACGGCTCAGATGCTTCTCCAATTGAACATCCAAACTTTTCAGATCAACTTTATCTGCACGAAAGATCATATCTTTGCTACTAATGCTTCCAATCCCGGTGGCTGATATATTTTTCTCACTAACACCTCCTGTTCCCTTCAATTTGGAATCCAAATTTCCATTCTGATTCTCTAAATTCTCAGTTTCTGGGACCTCCACACCACCAGAGCTTGTTTTCAGATCCATTTTTAAAGATCAAAATCAGTAACTCTCAACACCAAATATAATCTCGCCTTGATTGATCACTCAAAAACCACACAACTATCAATGAATTCAACCAACAAAAATAATGAAAGTTGAGATTTTTATGCCAATATTCTAAAAGAATGATAAAAATGTATCTAAACTCTTTTCGCCATCATCAATTGAGCCTAAATAAATAGAAGAAACTCAAGAAGTAGAGCAAGATATTGCagtaagccaaaaaaaaaaaaaaaggcaagccCTCCTTCAAATTTAGACTACAATTGCCAAAACATTCTTATACCATCAAAAAAACAATTCTTTtttcaataaatataataatttctcCAAAATTGACCTGAAATGTAATACTTTACACAAATTCAACGCTACCTAAAGCTATAGggataaaaagaaatttgaCTTTCAGCTATGCAAAACCCTAAGGTTGCCGGCACCATTcatcatttctttttcatacATGATGATAACAATAAAATACAATTAAATAGAAAAGGTAAACCACCAAAGAAAACGACCCAGTTCACAACTTGCAAAGACAAACGAAAAATGAcccaccaaatacacaaataaataaatattcaca
This region of Coffea arabica cultivar ET-39 chromosome 3c, Coffea Arabica ET-39 HiFi, whole genome shotgun sequence genomic DNA includes:
- the LOC113734158 gene encoding serine/threonine-protein kinase 52, giving the protein MDLKTSSGGVEVPETENLENQNGNLDSKLKGTGGVSEKNISATGIGSISSKDMIFRADKVDLKSLDVQLEKHLSRVWSRNVENNQKPKEAWEIDPSKLEIRYLVAQGTYGTVYRGTYDNRDVAVKLLDWGEDGMATVAETAALRASFRQEVAVWHKLDHPNVTKFVGASMGTSNLKIPSKNPSEGYTNLPSRACCVLVEFLAGGTLKNFLFKNRKKKLAFRVVIQLALDLSRGLSYLHSKKIVHRDVKAENMLLDTYRTLKIADFGVARVEAQNPQDMTGETGTLGYMAPEVLDGKPYNRKCDVYSFGICLWEIYCCDLPYTDLSFAEVSSAVVRQNLRPEIPRCCPSPLANIMKRCWDANPEKRPDMDEVVRMLEGIDTSRGGGMIPEDQAGGCFCFAPARGP